A single region of the Montipora capricornis isolate CH-2021 chromosome 13, ASM3666992v2, whole genome shotgun sequence genome encodes:
- the LOC138028258 gene encoding profilin-like produces the protein MSWDGYIDNLIAQTKDSAGKAHCDKACIIGLDGGAPWTTNSHASALQLQGVEGQTIANCLKSKDFTALQSGGVNAEGVRYQFLREEDGKLVLAKKKDHGALTLQASKTAIVIGHTAEGCQQGNTNKGVGVIAEYLESLGM, from the exons ATGTCTTGGGATGGCTATATTGATAACCTAATTGCACAAACAAAGGACTCTGCCGGCAAAGCTCACTGTGACAAGGCCTGCATCATTGGGTTAGATGGAGGAGCTCCTTGGACAACAAATTCCCATGCAAGCGCATTGCAG TTGCAAGGTGTAGAAGGGCAGACTATTGCCAATTGTTTGAAGAGCAAGGATTTCACTGCATTGCAAAGTGGTGGTGTCAACGCTGAAGGTGTTAGATATCAGTTTTTGCGAGAAGAAGATGGCAAATTAGTTCTCGCGAAAAAGAAAGATCACGGAGCCCTTACATTGCAAGCAAGTAAGACAGCAATAGTTATTGGTCATACTGCAGAGGGCTGCCAGCAGGGCAATACAAACAAGGGAGTTGGTGTCATTGCAGAGTATTTAGAAAGTTTGGGTATGTAA